In one Bacillus sp. PK3_68 genomic region, the following are encoded:
- the pdaA gene encoding delta-lactam-biosynthetic de-N-acetylase, which translates to MKKWIMYSSFAVLFFFSFAYPAMSASNQAIHWGFKKGSDGQQAEAGRELDKLLADHGAFYKGSAKEKVLYLTFDNGYENGYTKSVLDTLKKENVPAAFFITGHYLKSAPDLVKRMNKEGHIIGNHSWHHPDLTQVSDEKLKEELALVKKETARIAKQKQMTYLRPPRGIFSERTLKVAREEGYTHVMWSLAFVDWQTNNQKGWQYSYDNIMKQIHPGAVLLLHTVSKDNAEALPKAIKDLKKQGYRFESLDDYRKKQKRISA; encoded by the coding sequence ATGAAGAAGTGGATCATGTACAGCTCGTTTGCTGTTTTATTTTTCTTTAGTTTCGCTTATCCTGCCATGTCGGCTTCCAATCAGGCCATTCACTGGGGATTCAAAAAAGGCTCCGATGGACAGCAGGCGGAAGCGGGCCGGGAGCTCGATAAGTTATTAGCTGACCATGGCGCCTTTTATAAGGGCAGCGCCAAAGAAAAAGTGCTGTATTTGACGTTTGATAATGGCTATGAAAACGGCTATACGAAAAGCGTCCTAGATACATTAAAGAAAGAGAACGTGCCTGCTGCTTTTTTTATTACAGGCCATTATTTAAAAAGCGCGCCTGATCTTGTCAAGCGAATGAACAAGGAAGGCCATATTATCGGCAACCATTCATGGCATCATCCTGATTTAACGCAGGTGAGTGATGAGAAGCTGAAAGAAGAGCTCGCGCTCGTGAAAAAGGAAACGGCCCGGATAGCCAAACAAAAACAAATGACATATCTTCGGCCACCGCGCGGAATTTTCAGTGAGAGAACGTTAAAGGTTGCGCGGGAAGAAGGATACACACACGTGATGTGGTCGCTTGCTTTCGTTGATTGGCAAACAAACAACCAAAAAGGCTGGCAATATTCTTATGACAACATTATGAAGCAGATCCATCCGGGGGCTGTTTTGCTGCTTCACACTGTTTCAAAAGACAATGCCGAGGCTCTTCCTAAAGCAATTAAAGATTTGAAAAAGCAAGGATACCGCTTTGAGAGCCTGGATGATTACCGTAAAAAACAAAAAAGAATTTCGGCATAG
- the rlmD gene encoding 23S rRNA (uracil(1939)-C(5))-methyltransferase RlmD, producing the protein MKQEDKAKIKVKQTFPLTIKRIGINGEGVGYFKRQVVFVPGALPGEEVVVEAVKVHPKFTEGRIKKIRKKSEHRVTPPCPVYDQCGGCQLQHVTYREQLNAKREILIQSLERYTKVPVDALDIRETIGMEEPWFYRNKSQFQVGKRDGMVIAGLYSQNSHKLIDIPDCIVQQPALNDVLNKVKQILQDFNIPIYDEKKNKGIVKTVVTRVGIATGDIQVVIVTATDKLPKKELIVQEIQKRLPNVKSIIHNINPKKTSLIFGDKSLPLAGPETIEERLGDHKYALSARAFFQLNPEQTIRLYDEVKKAAQLTGSEKVVDAYCGSGTIGLWVGEGAAEIRGMDVVPESIKDARENAKALKIKAVYEVGTAEQWLPKWLKAGWNPDVVIVDPPRTGCDQKLLDTIKKVKPKRFVYVSCNPSTLAKDINQLSHLYNIEYIQPVDMFPQTAHVEAVTLLTLKDSSRHQ; encoded by the coding sequence GTGAAACAGGAAGATAAAGCAAAGATAAAAGTAAAACAAACGTTTCCGCTGACCATTAAACGCATAGGCATTAACGGAGAAGGCGTCGGTTATTTTAAACGGCAGGTCGTTTTCGTTCCTGGAGCTCTCCCTGGGGAAGAAGTGGTTGTGGAGGCGGTGAAGGTACACCCAAAATTTACAGAAGGACGAATCAAAAAAATCAGAAAGAAATCTGAGCATCGTGTGACTCCGCCATGCCCGGTATACGACCAATGCGGCGGCTGTCAGCTGCAGCACGTGACATATAGAGAACAGCTTAATGCCAAGCGTGAAATTTTAATTCAGTCGCTTGAGCGGTATACGAAGGTGCCTGTTGATGCTCTTGATATCCGCGAGACGATTGGAATGGAAGAGCCTTGGTTTTACCGCAATAAAAGCCAATTCCAGGTAGGCAAGAGAGATGGCATGGTCATTGCTGGACTGTACAGTCAAAATTCTCACAAGCTGATTGATATTCCAGATTGCATCGTCCAACAGCCGGCATTAAATGATGTACTAAATAAAGTCAAACAAATATTGCAGGATTTCAATATTCCGATCTATGATGAAAAGAAAAATAAAGGTATCGTTAAAACGGTTGTGACTCGTGTGGGCATTGCTACTGGCGACATTCAAGTGGTCATTGTTACCGCGACGGATAAGCTGCCGAAAAAAGAACTGATTGTCCAGGAAATCCAAAAGCGGCTGCCGAACGTAAAATCTATTATCCATAATATTAATCCCAAAAAGACCTCGTTAATTTTCGGAGATAAAAGCTTGCCACTCGCTGGTCCAGAGACGATTGAGGAGCGGCTGGGTGATCATAAGTATGCTCTTTCCGCCCGCGCATTCTTCCAGCTTAACCCTGAACAAACGATCAGACTTTATGATGAAGTAAAGAAAGCGGCACAGCTGACTGGCAGCGAGAAAGTAGTCGATGCCTATTGCGGCTCAGGAACGATCGGCCTTTGGGTGGGAGAAGGGGCTGCTGAAATCCGCGGGATGGATGTAGTTCCTGAATCGATTAAAGATGCCAGAGAAAATGCGAAGGCTTTAAAGATTAAAGCGGTATATGAAGTGGGTACCGCCGAGCAATGGCTGCCCAAGTGGCTAAAAGCAGGCTGGAATCCGGATGTCGTTATCGTCGATCCGCCGCGCACAGGATGCGACCAAAAGCTGCTCGATACGATCAAGAAGGTAAAGCCAAAACGATTTGTATATGTGTCCTGTAATCCTTCGACACTGGCTAAAGATATTAACCAGCTAAGCCATTTGTATAACATCGAATATATTCAGCCTGTGGACATGTTTCCGCAAACGGCGCACGTCGAAGCTGTCACGCTGCTAACGCTAAAAGACAGCAGCCGGCATCAATAA
- a CDS encoding rRNA adenine N-6-methyltransferase family protein produces MKTHAFFFQYILSPRKIGAVFPSSFYLAEKMIGNIYFQQAKYIVEYGPGTGIFTDQILTYRKPDTVVLLIENNREFYKLLKDRYKEENNLIIINDTAEHIDQYVERYDIPYVDYVVSGLPFASLPKNVSNNILLKTKELLGHNGKFITFQYTLFKKELISRFFTQVDVKFEYRNVPPAFILSCNNRRLDRANNG; encoded by the coding sequence TTGAAAACTCATGCGTTCTTTTTTCAATATATATTAAGCCCAAGAAAAATTGGAGCTGTTTTTCCGAGCTCCTTTTATTTGGCTGAAAAGATGATAGGCAATATTTATTTTCAACAGGCCAAATATATAGTGGAATACGGACCGGGAACAGGCATCTTTACAGATCAAATTCTTACATATAGAAAGCCAGATACGGTTGTTTTATTAATAGAGAACAATAGAGAGTTTTATAAGCTGCTGAAGGACAGGTATAAAGAAGAAAATAATCTTATCATCATTAATGATACCGCGGAGCATATTGACCAGTATGTAGAAAGGTATGATATTCCCTATGTGGACTATGTGGTTTCTGGATTGCCTTTTGCCAGCTTGCCTAAGAATGTTTCGAATAATATTTTGCTTAAAACGAAAGAGTTATTAGGGCATAATGGTAAGTTCATCACTTTTCAATATACGCTGTTTAAGAAAGAATTGATAAGCCGATTTTTTACTCAAGTCGATGTCAAGTTCGAGTATAGAAATGTACCACCTGCCTTTATATTAAGCTGCAACAATCGGCGGCTAGATAGAGCAAATAATGGATGA
- a CDS encoding VTT domain-containing protein, which produces MKGFAEYFLVLAAFDVYITAKESVEELKKSIFIIAVWLVSIYVLKHNHLLPSDMDELKEFISRHTEYAMLLFVALWCLRLLVFIPGATLMIFGGVYFEPLLGFLLSMAGIILSETLVYLFSKTVIGTKLSRLLEKKRPELGALLETQNYKFLALGIICPIAPTDAICFLSASLGAKYMRYMLTIIVSNLPLLLLYSLIGTSISESLIGMTAGVVLLGGVTVVSINIWNNLKNAVNFSNRAKTQRTKTANN; this is translated from the coding sequence ATGAAAGGTTTTGCAGAGTATTTCTTAGTTCTCGCTGCTTTTGATGTATATATCACAGCGAAAGAGAGTGTGGAGGAATTGAAGAAGAGTATTTTTATTATCGCTGTATGGTTAGTATCTATCTATGTATTGAAGCATAATCATTTATTGCCCTCTGATATGGATGAGTTAAAGGAATTTATATCCAGACATACAGAATATGCCATGTTGTTATTCGTTGCTCTATGGTGTTTAAGGCTCCTCGTTTTTATACCAGGTGCTACACTGATGATTTTCGGAGGAGTATACTTTGAACCGCTTTTAGGTTTTTTACTATCCATGGCTGGCATCATTTTAAGTGAAACGTTAGTCTATCTATTTTCCAAAACTGTTATAGGCACAAAGCTAAGCCGGCTCCTAGAGAAGAAGAGACCAGAACTAGGGGCACTTTTGGAAACCCAAAATTACAAGTTTTTAGCATTAGGGATTATTTGTCCCATTGCTCCTACAGATGCCATTTGTTTTTTATCAGCATCATTAGGAGCAAAATATATGCGCTATATGCTGACCATAATCGTCTCCAACCTTCCACTTTTATTGCTATATAGCTTGATCGGAACGAGTATCAGTGAGTCTTTAATTGGCATGACAGCGGGTGTTGTTTTACTTGGGGGAGTTACGGTCGTGTCGATAAATATTTGGAACAACCTAAAGAATGCTGTAAACTTTTCTAATAGGGCTAAAACTCAGCGAACCAAAACCGCTAATAATTAA
- a CDS encoding cation:dicarboxylase symporter family transporter, with the protein MKKRKFGLAYQILVGLALGITVGAIFYGNPAVETFLQPIGDIFLRLIKMIVVPIVISTIILGVAGTGDMKKLGKLGGKTILYFEIVTTIAIIVGLLVANITKPGEGIDMSKLAKGDIQQYVETTEEVSSHSFADTFVNIVPSNIIESLAKGDMLAIIFFAVLFGLGVAAIGEKGKPVLAFFQGTADAMFYVTNQIMKFAPFGVFALIGVTVSKFGVESLIPLGKLLICVYATMIFFIVVVLGAIAKMCGTSVFHIIKILKDELLLAYSTSSSETVLPKIMEKMEKFGCPKDVVSFVIPTGYSFNLDGSTLYQALAAIFIAQMYGIDLSIMEQLTLMVVLMVTSKGIAGVPGVSFVVLLATLGSVGIPLEGLAFIAGIDRILDMARTVVNVIGNSLAVVVMSKWEGRFDAHKGENYLKSVQKAS; encoded by the coding sequence ATGAAAAAACGTAAATTTGGTTTAGCTTATCAAATTCTTGTCGGGTTAGCTTTAGGGATTACTGTTGGTGCCATTTTTTATGGGAACCCTGCCGTTGAAACTTTTTTACAGCCAATTGGCGATATTTTTCTTCGATTAATTAAAATGATTGTTGTGCCAATCGTTATTTCCACGATCATTCTTGGTGTTGCCGGAACAGGCGATATGAAAAAGTTAGGTAAACTTGGTGGGAAAACAATTCTTTACTTTGAGATTGTCACTACAATTGCTATCATTGTCGGACTCCTCGTGGCGAATATTACTAAGCCTGGCGAAGGGATAGACATGTCTAAGCTGGCTAAGGGCGATATTCAGCAATATGTTGAGACAACCGAGGAAGTATCAAGCCACAGCTTTGCCGATACTTTTGTAAATATTGTACCAAGCAATATTATTGAATCTTTAGCTAAAGGCGATATGCTCGCTATCATTTTCTTTGCTGTTTTATTTGGTTTAGGAGTGGCAGCAATCGGTGAAAAAGGGAAACCAGTTCTTGCTTTCTTCCAAGGTACAGCAGATGCTATGTTTTATGTGACGAATCAAATTATGAAGTTTGCTCCATTTGGTGTATTTGCTCTAATTGGTGTAACCGTGTCCAAATTTGGCGTAGAGTCATTGATTCCACTCGGAAAATTACTTATTTGCGTATATGCAACGATGATTTTCTTTATTGTTGTCGTTCTTGGAGCTATTGCTAAGATGTGCGGGACAAGCGTCTTTCATATTATCAAAATCTTAAAAGATGAACTCCTCTTAGCCTACTCTACTTCGAGTTCAGAAACAGTTCTTCCAAAAATAATGGAGAAAATGGAGAAATTCGGTTGTCCAAAAGATGTCGTTTCCTTCGTTATTCCAACCGGCTATTCATTTAACTTGGACGGATCTACTCTTTACCAAGCACTTGCGGCAATCTTTATTGCCCAAATGTACGGAATCGATTTAAGTATTATGGAGCAGTTAACACTAATGGTAGTATTAATGGTGACATCTAAAGGGATTGCCGGTGTGCCGGGCGTTTCCTTTGTTGTTCTGTTAGCTACTTTAGGATCTGTAGGTATTCCACTTGAAGGTCTCGCCTTTATTGCTGGTATTGACCGGATTCTTGATATGGCGCGTACAGTTGTTAATGTAATTGGTAACTCTTTAGCCGTTGTTGTTATGTCTAAATGGGAAGGCCGATTTGATGCTCACAAGGGAGAAAACTACCTTAAATCTGTTCAAAAAGCATCTTAA
- a CDS encoding DNA-binding domain-containing protein codes for MEQRIRRAIVAALNNLASMGVIDYTNPKFEDYAPASSNFKR; via the coding sequence ATTGAACAGCGTATTCGTAGAGCGATTGTAGCTGCTCTCAACAATCTGGCTTCAATGGGTGTAATAGATTATACTAACCCTAAATTTGAGGATTATGCCCCCGCTTCTTCGAATTTCAAGAGGTAA
- a CDS encoding response regulator — translation MLNKIITEEELGLVIGEAESGEKSIPLVLSTRPDFVLIDLLMPQLDGIETIEQLRMQGFEGQFIMISQIVNKEMVGEAYEKGIEFFIHKPINRIEVRSILTKTAERFQLRHSLMTIRESLAHIDSSHSAQKQRSVKDIVLSILNDMGIAGEAGSKDIVAMMEFLLEKNDSSALLPPLKKLYEAVASMNKSDPISIKKKSNLLNSVFVERL, via the coding sequence ATGTTAAACAAAATTATAACAGAAGAGGAACTTGGGCTTGTAATAGGTGAGGCTGAAAGCGGTGAAAAGTCTATCCCGCTCGTCCTTTCCACTCGTCCTGATTTTGTTCTGATTGATTTATTAATGCCTCAATTGGATGGCATTGAAACCATTGAACAATTGAGGATGCAAGGATTTGAAGGACAATTCATTATGATTTCCCAAATAGTCAACAAAGAAATGGTCGGTGAGGCCTATGAGAAAGGCATCGAGTTCTTTATTCATAAACCGATTAACCGTATTGAGGTACGCAGCATTTTAACCAAAACTGCTGAGCGGTTTCAATTGAGACATTCACTGATGACAATCAGGGAATCTTTAGCACACATCGACTCCTCTCATTCCGCTCAAAAGCAGCGCAGCGTAAAAGATATTGTTTTATCTATTTTAAATGACATGGGAATAGCCGGAGAGGCGGGAAGCAAAGATATCGTAGCAATGATGGAGTTTTTGCTCGAAAAAAATGACTCTTCTGCTTTATTACCTCCTTTAAAAAAATTGTATGAAGCAGTAGCTAGCATGAATAAATCAGATCCAATTAGTATAAAAAAGAAGTCAAATCTATTGAACAGCGTATTCGTAGAGCGATTGTAG
- a CDS encoding ATP-binding protein, giving the protein MTSVMTHFPAFLFYLLFSLGFGLIKIEAYKTSPFLLGAFATGIEFIANSVEHLLRYWLLQHTNLGLQEWALLFGIALFRSYFVVGLYSSITISEQKKRLQEMLGVRSELYVEILYLQKSMENIERITATSHDLYRKLKKGNMPELSVQALHISQEIHEVKKDSQRILSGLSKIYVQKKNDRIFLSDVFGFVITANQNYSELLKKKLTFHSSIGVDFETDRHIPLLALLNNLVANAVEAVKAEGCVDLSVYEKSEYTHFVIQDSGKGIPSEDLSLIFEPGYTTKYNDQGVAATGIGLSHVKEIIQNLQGEIYVESSTEGTIFTIQIPTNEIRKGVE; this is encoded by the coding sequence TTGACGAGTGTCATGACTCATTTTCCTGCATTTCTGTTTTACTTGTTATTTTCTTTAGGATTTGGCCTGATTAAAATAGAAGCGTATAAAACCTCCCCCTTTCTTCTTGGCGCTTTTGCTACTGGAATAGAATTTATAGCAAATAGTGTAGAGCATTTGCTGCGCTACTGGCTGTTACAACACACTAATCTTGGCTTACAAGAATGGGCGTTATTGTTTGGCATCGCTCTATTTCGCAGTTACTTTGTAGTAGGTTTATACAGTTCAATCACTATTTCGGAACAAAAAAAACGACTTCAGGAAATGCTGGGAGTTAGATCAGAACTATATGTAGAGATTCTTTATTTGCAAAAATCCATGGAAAATATTGAGCGAATCACCGCAACCAGCCATGATTTATATCGAAAACTAAAAAAGGGAAACATGCCGGAATTAAGCGTACAAGCGTTGCACATTTCACAAGAAATTCATGAGGTGAAAAAAGATTCTCAACGAATTCTTTCGGGACTCTCTAAAATATATGTCCAGAAAAAAAACGATAGAATTTTTCTTTCTGACGTATTTGGCTTTGTGATTACTGCCAACCAAAATTATAGTGAGCTATTGAAGAAAAAACTAACCTTTCATTCATCAATCGGTGTTGATTTTGAAACAGATAGGCACATACCTCTTCTTGCTCTTTTAAATAATCTTGTGGCTAATGCAGTAGAAGCTGTAAAAGCAGAGGGGTGTGTTGATTTGAGCGTATATGAAAAATCGGAATATACCCACTTTGTTATACAAGATTCAGGGAAAGGGATTCCTTCAGAAGATTTATCATTAATATTTGAACCAGGCTATACAACAAAATACAACGACCAAGGGGTGGCTGCCACAGGAATTGGTCTTTCTCATGTAAAAGAGATTATTCAAAACTTACAAGGGGAAATTTATGTAGAATCTTCGACTGAAGGAACCATTTTTACAATCCAAATTCCAACGAACGAGATTAGAAAGGGAGTTGAATAA
- a CDS encoding TetR/AcrR family transcriptional regulator: MAKPNMISKEKLIQLAKECLADKGIEKFTLRSVAEKAEVTQGTVYYHFRTKEQLLLDIVKDVCDRSWNEVAQEEDVIKQALESAKSRCGSDSFYHKLFFTLIAAGLNNEKIKEQLGSVLEQENKALAGNLTKIWAQSPVTGVSLEGWGVLFNAIVDGIALQALMIKDFPVEKAYEGLEQLVALLSNLAMREEGE; encoded by the coding sequence ATGGCAAAGCCAAATATGATTAGCAAAGAAAAGCTAATTCAATTAGCCAAAGAGTGTTTGGCTGATAAGGGGATTGAGAAATTTACACTGAGGTCAGTGGCAGAAAAAGCAGAAGTCACACAGGGAACCGTTTATTATCATTTTCGGACAAAGGAACAGTTGTTGCTGGATATTGTAAAAGACGTCTGTGACCGTTCATGGAATGAGGTAGCGCAAGAAGAAGATGTGATAAAACAAGCCTTGGAATCGGCAAAGAGCCGCTGCGGCAGCGATTCATTTTATCATAAGTTGTTTTTTACATTAATTGCTGCAGGGTTAAATAATGAAAAAATTAAGGAGCAGCTTGGAAGTGTGTTAGAACAGGAAAACAAAGCTTTAGCCGGAAATCTTACAAAAATATGGGCCCAGTCACCAGTAACAGGGGTTTCTCTTGAGGGGTGGGGAGTGTTGTTCAATGCGATCGTAGATGGGATAGCATTGCAGGCTCTCATGATCAAAGATTTTCCTGTAGAAAAGGCATATGAGGGGCTTGAGCAGTTAGTAGCATTACTAAGCAATTTGGCTATGAGGGAGGAGGGAGAATGA
- a CDS encoding DUF5367 family protein, which produces MKGYLFVACWGVLVWLFATLFFVFFGKKVLFSPDSDPFFMSLFLLTAGTAILLLAVTFLYSLFDQSKNATLKFGLIGTAVGLTLDAFSLTNHRYIFPELNESQIIAFTVWMSFAYALYLIIPAMVNERRGGGLIWHKRV; this is translated from the coding sequence ATGAAGGGGTACTTGTTCGTTGCTTGTTGGGGCGTGCTCGTTTGGCTGTTTGCTACATTGTTTTTTGTCTTTTTTGGAAAGAAAGTTCTTTTCAGCCCGGATTCAGATCCATTCTTTATGAGCCTGTTTTTGTTAACTGCTGGAACAGCAATATTATTGCTGGCTGTTACTTTCCTGTACTCACTATTCGATCAATCAAAAAATGCCACACTGAAATTCGGGTTAATCGGTACGGCTGTAGGCCTGACACTCGACGCCTTCTCATTAACTAATCATCGCTATATTTTTCCGGAACTTAATGAATCTCAGATCATTGCCTTTACTGTTTGGATGTCATTTGCGTACGCACTATATTTAATCATTCCTGCCATGGTAAATGAAAGAAGAGGAGGAGGGCTAATTTGGCATAAGAGGGTGTGA
- a CDS encoding DeoR/GlpR family DNA-binding transcription regulator — translation MLTEERHHLILQLLKEKEVRKLQEFVEATGSSESTIRRDLSQLEEEKKLIRVHGGAALVKQKRSEPSMIEKSTRHTTEKKRMALYAASLLANGDCIYLDAGTTTFEMIPHIEGKDITVVTNGIAHAEALVERGIQTFVIGGYLKANTRALIGQGALHGLSQYSFDKCFIGVNGIHPNAGFTTPDPEEALIKRTAIERSQAAYVLADPSKFNETAFAHIGHLQEAIIITDKLEEEILHLYGKKTSIKEVKA, via the coding sequence GTGTTAACAGAAGAAAGGCATCATCTCATTTTACAATTGCTGAAGGAAAAAGAAGTACGGAAGCTGCAAGAGTTTGTGGAAGCGACAGGTTCTTCAGAATCAACAATTAGAAGAGATTTAAGCCAGTTGGAAGAAGAAAAGAAACTGATTAGAGTTCATGGCGGAGCAGCGCTAGTGAAGCAAAAACGATCAGAACCAAGCATGATAGAAAAGTCAACTCGGCATACAACAGAAAAAAAGCGAATGGCGCTTTATGCAGCAAGTCTTCTTGCGAACGGTGATTGTATTTATCTTGATGCCGGTACAACCACATTTGAAATGATTCCTCACATAGAGGGGAAAGATATAACGGTCGTCACAAATGGAATTGCCCATGCCGAGGCTTTAGTAGAAAGAGGGATACAAACATTTGTTATTGGCGGCTATTTGAAAGCGAATACACGGGCGCTTATTGGACAAGGAGCTTTACATGGCTTAAGTCAATATAGTTTTGATAAATGTTTTATTGGGGTAAACGGCATACATCCCAATGCTGGATTTACTACTCCTGATCCGGAGGAAGCCCTTATTAAGCGGACAGCAATCGAACGGTCGCAAGCGGCATATGTATTAGCTGATCCATCCAAATTTAATGAAACAGCGTTTGCTCATATTGGCCATTTACAGGAAGCAATTATTATTACAGATAAATTAGAAGAAGAAATTCTCCATTTATACGGTAAAAAAACTAGTATAAAGGAAGTGAAAGCATGA
- the pfkB gene encoding 1-phosphofructokinase, translating to MIYTCTLNPAIDYIVHLEHLETGTLNRAVSTAKFAGGKGINVSRVLTRFGAENTALGFLGGFTGEFIIDELNKEGIHHQFIRIAQDTRINVKVKAGNETEINGQGPTVTLEESEQFKDLIKQLNKGDILLLAGSVLSSLPEDYYVLLMKIAQERGIKIAVDTSGPILKKLLAHKPFLIKPNHHELGELFQTDIQSREQAVVLAKQLVSEGVEHVMVSMAGEGALFVNKDVVLSAKPPQGQVKNSVGAGDSMVAGFLAGYAKGAAIEEAFRFSVAAGSATAFSEDLCTREKAEKLCSEVQISKLE from the coding sequence ATGATTTATACATGCACGCTAAACCCAGCGATTGATTATATTGTTCATCTTGAACATCTCGAGACAGGCACCTTAAATCGGGCAGTCTCTACAGCCAAGTTTGCAGGTGGAAAAGGAATCAATGTCTCTAGGGTACTTACCCGTTTCGGAGCGGAGAACACGGCACTTGGTTTTCTTGGCGGTTTCACCGGTGAGTTTATTATAGATGAACTTAATAAAGAAGGGATTCATCATCAATTCATACGAATAGCACAAGATACGCGGATTAATGTGAAAGTAAAAGCAGGAAATGAAACAGAAATCAATGGGCAAGGGCCAACGGTTACGCTTGAGGAAAGTGAGCAATTTAAAGACTTGATTAAGCAGCTAAATAAAGGAGATATCCTGCTTTTAGCGGGAAGCGTTCTTTCGTCTTTGCCGGAAGACTATTATGTGCTGTTAATGAAAATAGCCCAAGAACGTGGCATTAAGATAGCTGTAGATACGAGCGGTCCCATACTGAAGAAGCTGCTTGCTCATAAGCCGTTTTTAATTAAGCCTAACCACCATGAACTGGGTGAGCTGTTCCAAACAGATATCCAATCAAGAGAACAGGCCGTTGTTCTGGCAAAACAGCTAGTAAGCGAAGGCGTTGAGCACGTAATGGTATCCATGGCGGGAGAAGGAGCTTTGTTCGTCAATAAAGACGTCGTTCTTTCCGCGAAACCGCCGCAAGGCCAAGTGAAGAATTCAGTCGGTGCGGGAGATTCAATGGTTGCTGGTTTCTTAGCTGGTTATGCAAAAGGGGCGGCAATAGAAGAAGCATTCCGTTTCAGCGTCGCAGCTGGAAGTGCAACCGCCTTTTCTGAGGATTTATGTACGAGAGAAAAAGCAGAGAAATTGTGTTCTGAAGTGCAGATTTCGAAATTGGAATAG